A part of Cotesia glomerata isolate CgM1 linkage group LG4, MPM_Cglom_v2.3, whole genome shotgun sequence genomic DNA contains:
- the LOC123262780 gene encoding prostatic spermine-binding protein-like, translating to MVVIYNCSFGDHDDYHDHNNYDGYDDDYDDDHHSNNHDNHNDHDSHNDNDDVDRDNGHVDHDNDDHDNHDDNVDDHDNYDHYHQHGNDHHSLHDHNDQHQDHDDEYDNDHDDHDDHVDHDDDHDDNNDDHDSHNDNDDDHDNHDHHVLTPTRR from the exons ATGgtagttatttataattgtagtTTTGGAG aTCATGATGATTATCATGaccataataattatgatggtTACGATGATGATTATGATGATGATCATCATAGTAATAATCACGATAATCATAATGATCATGATAgtcataatgataatgatgatgttGATCGCGATAATGGTCATGTTGATCATGATAATGACGACCATGACAATCATGATGACAATGTTGATGATCATGATAACTATGATCATTATCATCAGCATGGCAATGATCATCATAGTCTACATGATCATAATGATCAACATCAAGATCATGATGATGAATATGATAATGATCATGATGATCACGATGATCATGTTGATCATGATGATGAccatgatgataataatgacgATCATGATAGTCATAATGACAATGATGATGATCATGATAACCATGATCATCATG TTTTGACCCCAACTCGTAGataa
- the LOC123263047 gene encoding probable glutamate--tRNA ligase, mitochondrial, translating to MLRAFAVQFIQQRGYSKPLVRVRFAPSPTGDLHLGGLRTALYNYLFSRQHNGHFLLRIEDTDQTRLQPGAMERLRNNLIWAGIIPDEDPVRGGPTGPYIQSKRLEIYQEYVRKLIENGSAYPCFCTEHRLDLLRREAVKARLVPKYDNRCRHLEKDVVKEKLSKGVEHCIRFKLSPEPQGFKDLVYGDFEPTQQEADFVIIKADGYPTYHFANVVDDHLMEISHVLRGVEWLVSTPKHLEIYQAFGWTPPNFAHLPLILNTDGSKLSKRQGDIKVDFYREQGIFPLALINYITHAGGGFDRDSSISCYSYEQLIKQFDINKINTHSSKLNRDTLMELNKLEIVNLLSDNNNTKILVEKVRRLVLETFPDRQHDGSLQLDDDHIVTILNWAVNRIHTLKDLVNKEFSFLWVMPQSQVTTSENSELIKVLSTELTQVDNNDFHRNNLKTCLKKFSTSNHLEFPKLMKLLRGHLSGLEQGPGVVEMMEILGKDKTLNRLNKHCR from the exons ATGTTGAGAGCATTCGCCGTTCAATTTATCCAACAGCGAGGCTACAGCAAACCACTGGTGCGTGTCAGGTTCGCTCCAAGTCCTACAg gtgATCTTCACTTGGGTGGTCTAAGAACAGCCttgtacaattatttattctctCGCCAGCACAATGGTCACTTTCTGCTGCGAATCGAGGACACTGACCAGACCAGACTGCAACCTGGAGCAATGGAGCGGTTGCGAAACAACTTGATCTGGGCAGGAATAATCCCGGATGAAGATCCAGTGAGAGGAGGACCAACAGGTCCCTATATCCAGTCAAAGCGGCTGGAAATATACCAGGAGTACGTCAGAAAATTGATAGAAAATGGCTCAGCGTACCCTTGCTTCTGCACCGAGCACAGATTGGACCTGCTAAGACGAGAAGCAGTGAAAGCTCGGCTGGTTCCCAAGTACGACAACCGCTGTCGTCACCTGGAGAAAGATGTCGTCAAGGAGAAGCTCAGCAAAGGCGTCGAGCACTGTATCAGGTTCAAGTTGAGTCCAGAGCCTCAAGGATTCAAGGATCTAGTTTACGGAGACTTTGAGCCCACCCAGCAGGAAGCGGACTTTGTGATCATAAAAGCTGACGGGTATCCTACTTACCACTTTGCTAATGTGGTCGATGACCACTTGATGGAGATCTCTCATGTGCTCAGAGGGGTTGAGTGGCTGGTGTCGACCCCCAAGCACTTGGAAATCTATCAGGCCTTTGGATGGACGCCTCCAAACTTTGCTCATCTGCCGCTGATTCTCAATACTGATGGCTCGAAGCTCTCCAAGAGGCAGGGTGATATCAAAGTTGACTTCTACAGGGAACAGGGAATATTTCCGCTGGCTCTGATTAATTATATCACTCATGCTGGAGGTGGCTTTGATAGGGATTCATCGATTTCTTGTTACAGTTATGAGCAATTAATCAAACAG tttgacatcaataaaatcaacacCCATTCGTCCAAACTCAATAGAGATACTTTGAtggaattgaataaattagagatagttaatttattgagtgataataataataccaaaATTTTAGTGGAAAAAGTACGAAGATTAGTCCTTGAAACTTTTCCTGacag acAACATGATGGAAGTCTTCAGTTAGATGATGATCACATTGTAACAATATTAAATTGGGCTGTAAATAGAATTCACACTTTAAAAGATTTAGtcaataaagaattttcatttttgtggGTGATGCCTCAATCACAAGTTACCACTTCGGAAAATTCTG aattaataaaagtacTGAGTACAGAGTTAACGCAAGTAGACAATAATGATTTTCATAGGAATAATTTAAAGACTtgtttaaagaaattttccaCTAGCAATCATCTAGAGTTCCCGAAGCTCATGAAATTGCTCAGAGGTCATCTCAGCGGACTTGAG cAAGGCCCAGGCGTAGTTGAAATGATGGAAATTCTAGGAAAAGACAAGACACTTAACCGCTTAAACAAGCACTGTAggtga